The stretch of DNA GAGCGGTTAAGGGGACGGTCTCAAGTGGAATACACTTTCCCTGATAAGGGTTGAAATCCGTTGCGTAAGCGCGTGAGTTCGAATCTCACTCTGTTcatttttttgtttttcccAGTTTTTCCCGTCATCATTCATGTTTTTGGCGTGTTAACTTCACGGACAGCCCATATATCTTCGGCATACAGCCATTTCCTGTCTGAAAGTACCGCAATTATACGTCTTCGTCTGGGTTAATAGTCCGCTATGTGGGCATTTGAAGCAGAGGCGACAAGAGACCAAACGATTCATATGCTAAGTGGTATATTCGATGCTGGGTATTCAACCAGGGACATGAACGAATTAACCTGTCAAATTACGCTAGTTCTGTACTTCCATTACTTTTCAAAAggccttcctctctcagAGGTCAAAAAATTATATTGGATTAATGAGAAGTCGTTAAAACAATGTGTGGTCCGTCGTATGATCATGATTCGTGTACCTCAAATgtgttttttcttttttctctgtCCAAGTGTTGCCTGGAGATCATCCAATTATCCTTCTCCAGGCTTCTCTCCCAACATCCATACCTATCCATCTCTTACCTACATCCACTCTCCCACTCTCTACGACCTCCGCCAACAGACCTCCTGGCAAGACGACTCCCGCCCCCACTCCTGGTATACCCGCGCTCGGCCCAGGAAGCGCTTCTCGGTCAGGTACCTGAGCGTTAAGTACGTCGTATGCTTGACGAAGAGTCCTCTTGATGGCGTTcatggaggatgaaacaGTGGATATGGTTGGGAGAGACGCCgcaagagagatgagatggaagacTGCAAGGCCTAGAAGGGGACGATACAAAGCGAACGAGCTAATCAAAGACGTCAGTTTAGTCTAACGCCTGAAAATCCCTTACTAAGGCAAAGTCCTGCCTACTTCGGCAGAACAAATGCTTTGAATCACTCCAATAGCTGCTTCTCGTCCTTTTTCCAGCAGTGGTTGGCCGTCAGGCGACGCCGCGAGTTCCTCCCATGCAGTTGCATCGGCAAAATAAACAGGTGAAACAGTGAAGAGGACCGCGTAAGTGTAATGCAACGACAGAATTCTGTGGGTGATTAAGCGTTAGTCAGTGACGGAGACGCAATCCtacaaggagaaggaatgaACACACGGATCCGCTCTTGCACCAAAGGCGTTCGCCCAACCTTCCCATTGCCGCCCAAACTCTCTCCAGGGATCAAAAAGACGTTTTTCTCGCGCTTCCAAGGGAGTTTGGTATTCGGGGTCTCGCGATGCTGGAGGCATGCGAAAACGGAAGACTGATTTAGAAGTCAGTAGTTTTCCTTGATTTGACAGAAAAGAATCCACATACCATCAGCGAGAAGCTCCGAATATTCAAGCCATGCCAGCAATTTTGCATCCCTATCCCTTATGGCCGGCTCTGCCGACGGCAGCTCAGCGAGGCGATCTCTCCACACAGCGGAGAGCCCCTCGTCCGTGATAGGCTTCAGAAAGTCTGGAATATGGCACCTGTAGGGACGTAAGAAGGGTGATCGGGCAAGCAAAGAAGGTGTACGCTTACATGTTATCCATTATAACTATATAAATCCATTCACGCCAATCGTCATGcgttcttctttgtcgATCTAGACCCATCATCCGACCATGTGCCACAGCCAATCCCGCATAGATGGTATCGTTTGTCCACGTTCTATCCGTATACAAGTCAGAAGCAGCTTACTACGGAAGCTGACGCCACTCACGCAAGAACAGTCAATgctctcatctcttctttaccccattccttcccttctccaatcAATCTTCCAacttctcttctcgcttccccttccaaaCCCGTCGTACTTCCCATCCCCTGGCCGGCTGCCATcttctcaacttcctccGCTCTTCGGCCCAGGAAATCCACTACCATCCCGGGCAATCCGACTCCGTCTCTCAAACCGATCAACCATGGCGTCAAAGGCCAGGCTCGGGTACGGTAGTGTTCCCAAGTTGTGTCAGACACTGTAAGTACTCGACGTGGAGCAACTTGTGCCCGGAGCTCAGCCACGGATTGTTGAAGAGACGATAGCGCGCTTGGAACCCATGCAAGCGGTCTTAACGTGGAATCGATTGTACGCTCAAGTGCCCGAAGCCGTGcatctgaagaagacggtGAAGGTGGCGGCCGTTGAACTGGTACCGTAAATGGTGGGGGGTGTACAACCTGGGGtggcggcggaggaggaggctggAAATAGACACTCGATGGGCCGGCTGAAGGCACTGattgaggtggaggtgttCTTCTGTGTAGTTGTCCGGGATAAAAAGAGCTCATTCCCGAGGTTGCTGAGGGAGGAGGCATCTCACGACTAGTCGGCCGAAAGGCGTATTCT from Cryptococcus neoformans var. neoformans B-3501A chromosome 7, whole genome shotgun sequence encodes:
- a CDS encoding hypothetical protein (HMMPfam hit to Zn_clus, Fungal Zn(2)-Cys(6) binuclear cluster domain, score: 39.5, E(): 9.2e-09), which codes for MNPSPAKRPRTSSPEPGTPVSQGPLRRTSPSLTLPPIQSGALPPSYGGPSTWSSAWRGASRASQGVEGSQSPKMEEDDPEPSGTTGGGPSGAAPGSSSSVVFTRDVNPRAPRSMMACVRCRRQKMKCDGPSKVPCRGCRQAGQPCVFEPRSRPKSISVIPSRPYYPGRPGSPASFYPSGPQPAPPITSRPMNQEYAFRPTSREMPPPSATSGMSSFYPGQLHRRTPPPQSVPSAGPSSVYFQPPPPPPPQVVHPPPFTVPVQRPPPSPSSSDARLRALERTIDSTLRPLAWVPSALSSLQQSVAELRAQVAPRRVLTVSDTTWEHYRTRAWPLTPWLIGLRDGVGLPGMVVDFLGRRAEEVEKMAAGQGMGSTTGLEGEARREVGRLIGEGKEWGKEEMRALTVLATWTNDTIYAGLAVAHGRMMGLDRQRRTHDDWREWIYIVIMDNMCHIPDFLKPITDEGLSAVWRDRLAELPSAEPAIRDRDAKLLAWLEYSELLADVFRFRMPPASRDPEYQTPLEAREKRLFDPWREFGRQWEGWANAFGARADPILSLHYTYAVLFTVSPVYFADATAWEELAASPDGQPLLEKGREAAIGVIQSICSAEVGRTLPYSFALYRPLLGLAVFHLISLAASLPTISTVSSSMNAIKRTLRQAYDVLNAQVPDREALPGPSAGIPGVGAGVVLPGGLLAEVVESGRVDVGKRWIGMDVGREAWRRIIG